The nucleotide sequence CGTAGTAGGCCCAGGCGTAGCCGTCGCTGCCGCCCGAGGCGACCTGTTCGGCGGTGCCACCCAGCCAGTGGAAGCCGAACGCGAGCCGGTGCGGAGTGGCGTTGTCGTAGGTGTCGGGGATCTTCAGGATGAAGCTGCGGCTCTTGCCGTTGCTCTGGATCGTCCGGTTGCCGCTGGTGAGCGTCGGATTCTTGCCGCAGCCGGCACTCGGCGTGCCGGCCGCGGCGGCGCTTTCGGACGCGGCGGCGCCCGGGGGAGCGCCGCCCACGGCCAGCGCGAGCAGCGCGGCGGTCACGAAGACGCGGAACGACGATCCGATCCTGGGCATGCGAAACCCTTCGGCCGACGGGAAATTTCAGGCCCTCGGCGCGGGTCGCCTGCTCAAGGGTGTTCCGGTTGTAGCACGGATTTCGAATGGACGTCCAGCCGGAAATGAAAGTTTCAGTTCTTCCGCCGACGCAGGAAAGGGAGCCGGATATTCCGGGAAACGATTCCCGGCTAGCGCCGCACGCGGTGGCGGAGGTAGGCCACGCGCGGGCCGACGGGCCGCGTTTCGACGAGTTCGAGTTCCACTCGCCGTTCCTGCCGCGGGAAGAACGGGAGGCCCCCGCCGACGAGCACCGGGTAGACCCGGGCGAGGTACTCGTCGATCAGGTCCGCCTCGGCCGCCGCGGCGGCCAGCGTCGCGCCGCCGATCGCGATGGAGCCCTCCGCCGGTTCGGCCCGCAGGCGCTCGATCTCCTCAGCGAGGGTGCCGGTGGCCAGGCGGGCGTTGCCGCGCACTGACGTCAGCGTGCTGGAGAACACCACCTTGGGCAACGGGTTCCACAGCGCGGCGAACTCGCGCCTCAGCGGGTCGAGTGCGGCCTGGTCGACGTCCTCCCAGTACAGCATCGTCTCGTACAGCCGTCGTCCCAGGAGGTGGACGCCGACGCGGCGGACCTCCTCCATGGACAACCGGAAGACCTCATCGTCGGGCGCGCCGAAGTCGAAGCCGCCGTCCGGCCCGACGATGTAGCCGTCGAGCGAGACGGACATCGAATAGGTCACGCTGCGCATCGGAAATCCTCCTCGGTGGTGAGCCGCCAGTATGCCCGCCCGTCCGGAAAGGTCGTGACAAGAATCATTGTTAGCGCTAACATGCTCGCGCACCCTCTGTCCACTGACGAACGGAGAACCCGGTGACCTCATCTTTCAGCCGCCGGCGACTGTTGCAAGCCGCCGGAGCCACCGCCATCGTCTCCGCGGCCGGGCCGGCCATCGGCTGGGCGCCCGCCGCTTCGGCGGCCACCGCCGCGGCCGTCGGGCCGGTCCGCCCGGACGCCGGGGTGTCGGTGTTCCCGTTCGAACTCGGGCAGGTGCGGCTCACCGCGAGCCGGTGGCTGGACAACCAGAACCGGACGCAGAAC is from Amycolatopsis mediterranei and encodes:
- a CDS encoding dihydrofolate reductase family protein — its product is MRSVTYSMSVSLDGYIVGPDGGFDFGAPDDEVFRLSMEEVRRVGVHLLGRRLYETMLYWEDVDQAALDPLRREFAALWNPLPKVVFSSTLTSVRGNARLATGTLAEEIERLRAEPAEGSIAIGGATLAAAAAEADLIDEYLARVYPVLVGGGLPFFPRQERRVELELVETRPVGPRVAYLRHRVRR